From Blattabacterium cuenoti, the proteins below share one genomic window:
- the nusG gene encoding transcription termination/antitermination protein NusG, translated as MDNLEKKWYVLKTISGKEKKVKSYIENEIRDNGFKDYIGKVLVPIEKVIQMRKGKRIHRDKVYYPGYVMIEINLDGEAAHVIKNVPGVINFLSEGKKGSAIPMRKEEVNKMLGKIDQLSETYENISIPFLVGETIKVIDGPFSGFNGTIEKINEEKRKLELSVLIFGRKTPLELNFTQIEKI; from the coding sequence ATGGATAATTTGGAAAAAAAATGGTATGTTTTAAAAACTATTAGCGGTAAAGAAAAAAAAGTAAAATCATATATTGAAAATGAGATTAGAGATAATGGATTTAAAGATTATATAGGTAAGGTATTAGTACCTATAGAGAAAGTTATACAAATGAGAAAAGGAAAAAGGATTCATAGGGATAAAGTTTATTATCCTGGATATGTTATGATAGAAATTAATTTAGATGGAGAAGCAGCTCATGTAATTAAAAATGTCCCTGGAGTTATAAATTTTTTAAGTGAAGGGAAAAAAGGATCTGCAATCCCTATGAGAAAAGAAGAAGTAAATAAAATGTTAGGAAAAATAGATCAATTATCCGAAACTTATGAAAATATCAGTATTCCTTTTTTAGTTGGAGAAACTATCAAAGTTATAGACGGACCATTTAGTGGTTTCAATGGAACTATTGAAAAAATTAATGAAGAAAAAAGAAAATTGGAATTATCGGTTTTAATTTTTGGAAGAAAAACTCCATTAGAACTTAATTTTACACAAATAGAAAAAATATAG
- the secE gene encoding preprotein translocase subunit SecE — protein MKIKNYFLEIYDEFIYNITWPKWLDLLITTITVSIFSIFLSIFLYGVDGLLIFLIKKFFSL, from the coding sequence ATGAAGATAAAAAATTATTTTTTAGAAATTTACGATGAATTTATTTATAATATAACATGGCCTAAATGGTTGGATTTGCTAATTACTACAATTACAGTGTCTATTTTTTCTATATTTTTATCCATATTTTTATATGGTGTAGATGGTTTATTGATTTTTTTGATCAAAAAATTTTTTTCCTTATAA
- the tuf gene encoding elongation factor Tu: MAKEKFKRDKPHLNIGTTGHVDHGKTTLTASITKVLSEIGLAEEKSFDAIDNAPEEKARGITINTSHVEYETINRHYAHVDCPGHADYVKNMITGAAQMDGAILVVAATDGPMPQTREHILLARQVGVPKIVVFMNKVDQVDDPELLELVEMEIRELLSKYEYDGDNIPIVKGSALGALNGEKKWIEKIKELMKVLDEYIPEPIREMDKPFLMPIEDVFTITGRGTVATGRIESGIINTGEVVDIIGMVENKLSSTVTGVEMFRKILDRGQAGDNVGLLLRGIEKNDIRRGMVIGKPGSLKPYKKFKAKVYILTKEEGGRHTPFHDKYRPQFYLRTTDVTGEIHLSDGIEMVMPGDNISMEVELHQPVALSENLRFAIREGGKTVGAGQVIQIMD; this comes from the coding sequence ATGGCAAAAGAAAAATTTAAACGTGACAAACCACATTTGAATATAGGAACAACAGGTCACGTTGATCATGGAAAAACGACTTTGACTGCATCAATAACAAAAGTTTTATCAGAAATAGGATTAGCCGAAGAAAAAAGTTTTGATGCAATAGATAATGCTCCTGAAGAAAAGGCTAGAGGAATAACAATTAATACTTCTCATGTTGAATATGAAACTATAAACAGACATTATGCACATGTAGATTGTCCTGGACATGCAGATTATGTTAAAAATATGATAACTGGAGCAGCTCAAATGGATGGTGCTATTTTAGTAGTTGCTGCTACAGATGGACCTATGCCTCAAACAAGAGAACATATTTTATTAGCACGTCAAGTTGGTGTTCCTAAAATAGTTGTTTTTATGAATAAAGTAGATCAAGTTGATGACCCAGAATTATTAGAATTAGTAGAAATGGAAATAAGAGAATTACTTTCTAAGTATGAATACGATGGAGATAATATACCTATTGTTAAAGGTTCTGCGTTAGGAGCATTAAATGGGGAAAAAAAATGGATTGAAAAAATTAAAGAACTTATGAAAGTTCTGGATGAATACATACCAGAACCAATTAGAGAAATGGATAAACCATTTTTAATGCCTATAGAAGATGTATTTACTATAACGGGAAGAGGAACTGTAGCCACAGGTCGTATAGAAAGTGGAATTATTAATACAGGAGAAGTTGTCGATATTATTGGTATGGTAGAAAATAAATTATCTTCTACTGTTACAGGAGTAGAAATGTTTCGTAAAATTTTGGATAGAGGACAAGCTGGTGATAATGTAGGTTTATTATTGCGTGGAATAGAAAAAAATGACATTAGACGTGGTATGGTTATTGGTAAACCAGGATCTTTGAAACCATATAAAAAGTTCAAAGCTAAAGTATATATTCTAACAAAAGAAGAAGGAGGAAGACATACTCCTTTTCATGATAAATATCGTCCTCAATTTTATTTGAGAACTACGGATGTGACTGGAGAGATTCATTTATCTGATGGAATAGAAATGGTAATGCCTGGTGATAATATTTCTATGGAAGTAGAATTACATCAGCCAGTAGCTTTAAGTGAAAATTTACGTTTTGCTATTCGTGAGGGAGGTAAAACTGTAGGAGCTGGACAAGTCATTCAAATAATGGATTAA
- a CDS encoding lipoprotein signal peptidase, which produces MKKIFLGIFSILLIDQFFKIYIKTHFELGNGIPIFPFFWIFFVENPGMAYGLSLFPGNKGKILLSIFRLIFVFFLFIFICNKIKKKSSNYLIIPSIFILSGAIGNLIDSALYGLLFNKGTIYYKKFHKWIPYTGLSKIQNPFNKNGYASFLEGCVVDMFYFPIINTNIPNWFPFFGGCKFQLFKPVFNFSDVIIFFGILFLLIFNKKIKHIKIF; this is translated from the coding sequence TTGAAGAAAATTTTTCTAGGTATTTTTTCAATCTTATTGATTGATCAATTTTTTAAAATTTATATAAAAACTCATTTTGAGTTAGGAAACGGTATTCCTATTTTTCCATTTTTTTGGATTTTTTTTGTAGAAAATCCGGGGATGGCTTATGGTCTTTCTCTATTTCCCGGAAATAAGGGAAAAATACTTTTGAGTATTTTTCGTTTAATTTTTGTTTTCTTTCTATTTATTTTTATTTGCAATAAAATTAAAAAAAAATCATCTAATTACTTAATTATTCCTAGTATTTTTATTTTATCCGGAGCTATAGGGAATTTAATAGATAGTGCTTTATATGGTTTATTATTTAATAAGGGGACTATTTACTATAAAAAATTTCATAAATGGATTCCTTATACTGGATTATCTAAAATCCAAAATCCTTTTAATAAAAATGGATATGCTTCTTTTCTAGAAGGATGTGTTGTTGATATGTTCTATTTTCCTATAATTAATACCAATATTCCTAATTGGTTTCCTTTTTTTGGTGGATGTAAATTTCAATTATTTAAACCAGTATTTAATTTTTCTGATGTGATAATATTCTTTGGTATCCTTTTTTTATTAATTTTTAATAAAAAAATTAAACATATAAAAATTTTTTGA